The Chloroflexota bacterium sequence GCCTGTCACAAGATCCAATTCCCAATTCCCCACGTGGGCCACACGCTGGGCATCTTTGAGCCTTGCTTCGTTCTCCCGCAACGTACTCTCTATTTGCACCCGGTCGGTGATATCGGTGATGAAACCTTCAAGTGTAATAACATCGTTCTCTGTCCCAAGAATACCCTGCCCCTGTTCCCAGACCCATTTTATATTTTTACTGGCTGTGATAATGCGATAAAGCAATTGAAAACTTCGTTGGGTTTTTAGCCCAGCTTGAACCGTATCCCAAACTATCTGACGATCTTCGGGGTGAATGATTTCGGCATAGGAAAGCTGGGCGTTGCCTACCAACTCATCGGGTTTGTAGCCCGTCAGGGGGAGACACCCATCGCTGACAAATTCCATTGTCCAGTTGGGATCATTCATGCACCGGTACGCCATGCCGGGCAAATTGCTCATCAGGGTAGATAGTCGCCGCTGGCTTTCCTGCAATGCTTCTTCTGTCCGTTTTCGCTCGGTAATATCCTGGACAATGGCCTGGATGCAAGGTTTGCCGCGAAAGTGAAGGTGAGAAAGGGAGAGAAGCGCATCATAATATGTGCCATCCTTGCGCTTGAATTGAGCCGGGAAATTCTTGAGAAAGCCCTGTTCTTGAAAGCGTTTTAGCGCCTCGTTTCGCTGGTCAGAGTTCTGATACAGCGCGGCAACATTGCCGATCTCTTGAATATCAGTGGCGCTAAATCCACCGGATTGCAGCATGGCATCATTAAATAAAAGCAAATTACCTTGGTGGTCGACAACACCGATACCAATCGGTGAGCTTTCGAATAAGGTGCGGAATTGTGTTTCGCCCTCGATAAGAGCTGCTTCCACTCGTTTACGATCGGTGATGTCTCGCGATGAGCCATAAATACCAATGATGGCGCCGGAGTGACCCCGTATCGCTTTGACACTATTTTCCATCCAGACGGTCTGCCCATCTGCGTGATAGTATTCCGTCTCTATGGAGACGTAGCGTTCCAAATCAGTATTTGGTTCAATATCACGCTGCATTTCTTCGGCAAACAACATTATCGTCTGCTGTACAGATTCCGGCGTAATCGCTTCTTCCAGGGTTTGCTGTTTGCGTTCTTCGGGCGTAAAGCCGAGTACCTTTTGGATAGAGGGACTCACATAGGTGGTATTAAAATTCTGATCCAGGGTCCAGACAATATCGGCCATATTCTCAGCCAGGAACTTGTATCGCTCCTCACTCTCACGAAGCGCTATTTCGACCTGCTTGCGCTCGGTGATGTCTGTGGCCACCTGCAATCGGACAATACGGCCATCCATCCATTGAATGGCTCGATCATAGTTTATGTACCATTTGCCGGTAATTGGATTCTGGGCTTCCCAGATAACTACTTCGGCGGGATTGCCATCCGCATCAATTAATTGGTTGTTCGTGCAATGGATGCAAGGGCCAGAATTGTCTCGAAATACATCCCAGCAAGCTTTTCCAACGACATCTTCGCCAAAATGGGTTTGCATGTGCTGATTGGTAAACAAAATTTCGTAAGTTTCCATATCCGAGACGTATACATCGGCATCGATACTGTTCAGGATTGTAAAGAGCCGTTCATGCGATTCGCGCAACGCTTCTTCTGCCCGTTTGTTTTCGGTAATATCTAACACGCTGCCGATAAAATATACGGGTTGGCCCTGGGTATCGCGGACGAGATTCGCGTCCAGAATGCCGTAGACTATGCGTCCGTTTTTATGGATAAATTGTTTTTCCATGCGATAGTGGTCAATTTTGCCCGCGGCCAGTAACGCTTGTTTCTGCAGGTTTTCTTCCAGGATTTCTGGGTGCGTAATATCCTTGAGATGCTTCCCAATCAGCTCATCTTCGCGGTATCCCAGCATGTGGCAATAGGCATCATTGGCGCTTTCAATACAAAACTCCAGCGTAACCCGCGCCACACCAATGGCCATATTTTGATAGATTTGCCGGAAACACTCCTCCCCCTTTTGCAAAGCTTCTTCGGCCTGCTTTCGCTTGGCTTCAGATTGTTCAAGCTCGAAAACGCGCTGACGCATCTCTTTCAATTCATTTAGTAATTGTGTTTTTGTCTTTGTACTGTCACGCATCGTGTACCTCGTCAAGCCTGGTCATTTTTGCCATTTTTACAATACTTGCGATACCAGTTTTTTCACCCGCCTTGGAAATTATACTATGGAGTATGTGGCGTAGGGCGAGCAGGCCATAGCCCCTCCGCTGCTAAAACTCGCCCATGCTTGACAGCCGTCCAAAGGGATTTATAATAACAACAGCTAATATCCAAAACGCAAGGACCGGGACGAGTAAGCGGCAGCGGCACCGACAGAAAATGGAGATCATTGGCTGAGAGTCTCCCTCGGAAACCGACCGCCCAAAACCCCCCGCGAGCGTTACGTTGAACAGGTGTCAGGGTATCAGGTATTCGGCAATTAGGAATCGATGGTTGTGCAATATTTCTTCCTGATTACGAATTACCCAATCCCTAATTCCTAACTAAACAAAACGGCTGGCCCCGTTATCGGCCCAAGAGATAAGTCTTTCGAGACTTAATTCGGGTGGAACCGTGTGAAGTAATGAAGCTCGCACCCCGGAATGGGTGCGGGTTTTTTTTGTTTCCCTCACCCCAGCCCTCTCCCACTGGGAGAGGGCTGGGGTGAGGGAAAGGAGAGAAAAATGTCCTACCAACAGCAAGAAAAATACGAAGAATCCGAACTATATCGCATCCGGCATTCGGCGGCGCATATTATGGCGCAGGCTGTAACCGAGTTATTCGAGCCGGATGAAGCCAAAGTCGCCATCGGCCCGCCTATCGAAAATGGCTTTTACTACGATTTTGATTTGCCCCGCAATCTGACCCCCGAGGATCTCAAAGCCATCGAGAAGCGGATGCGCCAGATCATCGCCGGGAAGCATGTTTTCGAGAAAAAAGTCGTCAGCGCCGAAGAAGCCAAAGCCATGTTCAAGGATCAGCCCTACAAAATTGAACTCATCGAAGGCCTGGAACAGGGTGGCACCGACGAGTACGGCGAACCCCTCGACGAGAAGCCCGACATCTCATTCTACACGCACGACACGTTCACCGATCTGTGCCGCGGGCCGCATGTGGAGCATACCGGGAAGGTCAACCCCTCCGCCATCAAATTGATGAGCATCGCCGGAGCCTATTGGCGCGGCGATGAGCACAAACCCCAACTCCAGCGCATCTATGGCACGGCCTGGGAGAAACCTAACGAACTCAAAGAATATCTGCACATGCTCGAAGAAGCCAAAAAGCGCGATCACCGTAAGCTGGGCAAAGAACTCGATATCTTTACCTTCGACGAAGAAGTCGGCCCCGGTCTACCGCTCTGGTTGCCCAATGGCGGCGTGCTTATTGACGAACTGGAAAATCTCGCCAAAGAAATTGAACACAATCACGGTTATGATCGTGTGCGCTCGCCCCACCTCACGAAGGAAGACCTCTTCGTGCGCTCCGGCCACCTTCCTTACTATGCCGAAAGCATGTACCCTCCCATGGAGATGGAAGGCGTGAAGTACTATATCAAGCCGATGAACTGCCCCATGCACCACAAAATCTTCGCGGCGCGCCCCAAAAGCTACCGCGATCTGCCCATCCGTCTGGCGGAGTATGGAACCTGCTACCGTTTCGAGAAATCGGGTGAACTCTTTGGGCTGATGCGCGTGCGCTCCATGCAGATGAACGACGCCCACATCTACTGCTCGGAGGAAGATTTCGAGCAGGAATTCATGGATGTGATCGCCATGTATATGGAGTATTTCGAAATTTTCGGCATCGAAAGATACGTCATGCGCCTGAGCACGCACGGCACAGCCGGGTTGGGTAAAAAATATGTGGATAATGAGCGCCTATGGCTCAAGACCGAAGAAATGGTGCGCCAGGCGATGAATAACGGCGGCGTGCCTTATGTGGAAGTCAACGACGAGGCGGCTTTCTATGGCCCGAAGATCGACGTGCAAGTGTGGAGCGCCATCGGACGTGAATTCACGCTGGCTACCAATCAAGTAGATTTTGCTGTGCCCGAAAGGTTTGACCTGACCTTCAAGAACAGCGCCGGTGAGGATGAGACGCCCCTGTGCATTCACCGTGCCCCGTTGAGTACGCACGAGCGCATGATCGGCTTTCTGATCGAACACTACGCGGGGAAATTCCCTGTATGGCTGGCCCCCGATCAGGTACGCATCATCCCCATTACCGACGATCAGGTTGAGTATGCCGTTAGCATTGAGAAACAACTCAAAGCCGCAGGTGTGCGCGCCAAAGCCGTGATCGGTTCCGACCGCATGAATGCCAAAATTCGCGCGGCACAGAAAAAACAGGTGCCGTATATGCTGGTTGTTGGCGATCAGGAACTTGGGAATAATACAGTATCTTTGCGCAAACGCGACGGCTCTCGCCAGAATGATCTTCCGGTGGGTGAGTTTGTGGCGATGATTATGGAAAAAACCGCGACGCGAGCATCAGAGATTTAAATTCAGAATGCAGAATGATGAATATAAGCAAGCGTACCCCATTCATCATTCTGCATTCAAAAATCTGTAATTATTTTCCTGCATTCATCATTCACAATTCATCATTCCCATGATATACTCCGCCCCGGTCTGGTAGAAGCCAGACTAAACCTATCACACACGTCTCTTGCCTGGCCCATGGAGCGTGCCGCGGGGGAATTTTACTGCGGTTCCCAATGGGATAATAAAGAGACGGAGGAAAAAACGCGAGGAGTTTAAAAAATGTCTGTTATTTCCATGAAAGCTC is a genomic window containing:
- a CDS encoding PAS domain S-box protein, producing the protein MRDSTKTKTQLLNELKEMRQRVFELEQSEAKRKQAEEALQKGEECFRQIYQNMAIGVARVTLEFCIESANDAYCHMLGYREDELIGKHLKDITHPEILEENLQKQALLAAGKIDHYRMEKQFIHKNGRIVYGILDANLVRDTQGQPVYFIGSVLDITENKRAEEALRESHERLFTILNSIDADVYVSDMETYEILFTNQHMQTHFGEDVVGKACWDVFRDNSGPCIHCTNNQLIDADGNPAEVVIWEAQNPITGKWYINYDRAIQWMDGRIVRLQVATDITERKQVEIALRESEERYKFLAENMADIVWTLDQNFNTTYVSPSIQKVLGFTPEERKQQTLEEAITPESVQQTIMLFAEEMQRDIEPNTDLERYVSIETEYYHADGQTVWMENSVKAIRGHSGAIIGIYGSSRDITDRKRVEAALIEGETQFRTLFESSPIGIGVVDHQGNLLLFNDAMLQSGGFSATDIQEIGNVAALYQNSDQRNEALKRFQEQGFLKNFPAQFKRKDGTYYDALLSLSHLHFRGKPCIQAIVQDITERKRTEEALQESQRRLSTLMSNLPGMAYRCMNDPNWTMEFVSDGCLPLTGYKPDELVGNAQLSYAEIIHPEDRQIVWDTVQAGLKTQRSFQLLYRIITASKNIKWVWEQGQGILGTENDVITLEGFITDITDRVQIESTLRENEARLKDAQRVAHVGNWELDLVTGKLWWSDEVYRIFGVQPQEFKATYDAFLSHVYPDDRDFVNDAYTASVKNNQPYNIVHRLQTKDGSI
- a CDS encoding threonine--tRNA ligase; the protein is MSYQQQEKYEESELYRIRHSAAHIMAQAVTELFEPDEAKVAIGPPIENGFYYDFDLPRNLTPEDLKAIEKRMRQIIAGKHVFEKKVVSAEEAKAMFKDQPYKIELIEGLEQGGTDEYGEPLDEKPDISFYTHDTFTDLCRGPHVEHTGKVNPSAIKLMSIAGAYWRGDEHKPQLQRIYGTAWEKPNELKEYLHMLEEAKKRDHRKLGKELDIFTFDEEVGPGLPLWLPNGGVLIDELENLAKEIEHNHGYDRVRSPHLTKEDLFVRSGHLPYYAESMYPPMEMEGVKYYIKPMNCPMHHKIFAARPKSYRDLPIRLAEYGTCYRFEKSGELFGLMRVRSMQMNDAHIYCSEEDFEQEFMDVIAMYMEYFEIFGIERYVMRLSTHGTAGLGKKYVDNERLWLKTEEMVRQAMNNGGVPYVEVNDEAAFYGPKIDVQVWSAIGREFTLATNQVDFAVPERFDLTFKNSAGEDETPLCIHRAPLSTHERMIGFLIEHYAGKFPVWLAPDQVRIIPITDDQVEYAVSIEKQLKAAGVRAKAVIGSDRMNAKIRAAQKKQVPYMLVVGDQELGNNTVSLRKRDGSRQNDLPVGEFVAMIMEKTATRASEI